The sequence below is a genomic window from Gouania willdenowi chromosome 12, fGouWil2.1, whole genome shotgun sequence.
aacacacgtAAAGTAACAGTGACACACGttaagtaacagtaacacacataaagtaacagtaacacacataaagtaacagtaccACACGttaagtaacagtaacacacataaattaacagtaacacacataaagtaacagtaacacacaaagtaacagtaacacacataaagtaacagtaacacacgtAAAGTAACAGTGACACACGttaagtaacagtaacacacataaagtaacagtGACACACGttaagtaacagtaacacacataaagtaacagtaacacatgtaaagtaacagtaacacacgtAAAGTATCAGTAACACACATAaattaacagtaacacacataaagtaacagtaacacacataaagtaacagtaccACACGttaagtaacagtaacacacataaattaacagtaacacacataaagtaacagtaacacacaaagtaacagtaacacacataaagtaacagtaacacacgtAAAGTAACAGTGACACACGttaagtaacagtaacacacataaagtaacagtGACACAcgtaaagtaacagtaacacacataaatTAACAGTACCACACGttaagtaacagtaacacacataaagtaacagtaacacacatgaaGTAACATTAACACAcgtaaagtaacagtaacacacgtaaagtaacagtaacacacataaagtaacagtGACACAcgtaaagtaacagtaacacatgtaaagtaacagtaacacacataaagtaacagtGACACACGttaagtaacagtaacacacataaagtaacagtaccacacataaagtaacagtaacacacataaagtaacagtGACACACGttaagtaacagtaacacacataaagtaacagtGACACAcgtaaagtaacagtaacacacataaatTAACAGTACCACACGttaagtaacagtaacacacataaagtaacagtaacacacatgaaGTAACATTAACACAcgtaaagtaacagtaacacacgtaaagtaacagtaacacacataaagtaacagtGACACAcgtaaagtaacagtaacacatgtaaagtaacagtaacacacataaagtaacagtGACACACGttaagtaacagtaacacacataaagtaacagtaccacacataaagtaacagtaacacacataaagtaacagtaacacacgtaaagtaacagtaacacacataaagtaacagtGACACAcgtaaagtaacagtaacacatgtaaagtaacagtaacacacataaagtaacagtGACACACGttaagtaacagtaacacacataaagtaacagtaccacacataaagtaacagtaacacacataaagtaacagtGACACACGttaagtaacagtaacacacataaagtaacagtaacacacataaagtaacagtaacacacataaagtaacagtaacacatgTAAAGTAACAGTACCACACATAAATTAACAGTACCACACGttaagtaacagtaacacacataaagtaacagtaacacacatgaaGTAACATTAACACAcgtaaagtaacagtaacacacgtaaagtaacagtaacacacataaagtaacaTTAACACAcgtaaagtaacagtaacacatgtaaagtaacagtaacacacgtAAAGTAACAGTGACACACGttaagtaacagtaacacacataaagtaacagtaccacacataaagtaacagtaacacacataaagtaacagtGACACACGttaagtaacagtaacacacataaagtaacagtaacacacataaagtaacagtaacacacataaagtaacagtaacacacataaagtaacagtaacacacgtaaagtaacagtaacacacataaagtaacagtaacacatgTAAAGTAACAGTACCACACATAAATTAACAGTACCACACGttaagtaacagtaacacacataaagtaacagtaacacatgtaaagtaacagtaacacacgtAAAGTATCAGTAACACACATAaattaacagtaacacacataaagtaacagtgacacacataaagtaacagtaacacacataaagtaacagtaacacacataaagtaacagtaacacacataaagtaacagtaacacacgtaaagtaacagtaacacacataaagtaacagtaacacatgTAAAGTAACAGTACCACACATAAATTAACAGTACCACACGttaagtaacagtaacacacataaagtaacagtaacacatgtaaagtaacagtaacacacgtAAAGTATCAGTAACACACATAaattaacagtaacacacataaagtaacagtGACACAcgtaaagtaacagtaacacacataaatTAACAGTACCACACGttaagtaacagtaacacacataaagtaacagtaacacacatgaaGTAACATTAACACAcgtaaagtaacagtaacacacgtAAAGTAACATTAACACAcgtaaagtaacagtaacacatgtaaagtaacagtaacacacataaagtaacagtaacacacataaagtaacaTTAACACAcgtaaagtaacagtaacacatgtaaagtaacagtaacacacataaagtaacagtactacacaaagtaacagtaacacacataaagtaacagtaacacacataaatTAACAGTACCACACGttaagtaacagtaacacacataaagtaacaataacacacataaagtaacagtaacacacataaagtaacaTTAACACAcgtaaagtaacagtaacacatgtaaagtaacagtaacacacataaagtaacagtactacacaaagtaacagtaacacacataaagtaacagtaacacacatgaaGTAACATTAACACAcgtaaagtaacagtaacacacgtaaagtaacagtaacacacataaagtaacagtactacacaaagtaacagtaacacacataaagtaacaTTAACACACGTAAAgtaacattaacacacacaaagtaacagtaacacacataaagtaacagtaacacacataaagtaacagtaacacacgtaaagtaacagtaacacacataaagtaacagtaacacacaaagtaacagtAACAAGTTGATGTTTTTTGTGGTCGAGCAGATGAGCGAGCAGGACAGTAGCTCCTCTTCTCAGACGGAGGAGGACGTAGACGAGGAAGTAGAGAGACagacggaggaggaggagaaccagCAGCAGAGCGAGGCTTCACCCGTCACTTTGTCCAGCTTCTCCTCGTCGCTTCGCGCCGTCATCAGAATCAAACAGAAGTACCAGGCCCTGAAGAAACGTCGGCAGGAGATGGCGTTGGCTCTGGGGGGGCCCGGCTCCGTGGTGGGCGCCCCAGTCAGGACCAGCCCCAAGATCTTCACATTTGATGGAGCCTCGCCCACCGTTGGGTTGGCCCCACCACaccagaggaagaggaggaggaggaggagacggGTACTGTTcccagagaggagaagaagaactCCACCCACACAGGAAGTCAGCCGTGCTCGGAACTGCCTCTACCTGCTGCTCACCATCCTCTTCTTACAGGTACGGTTTGAGTTTATTAAAGAAGAAACTTATACAACCTGTATAACCTATAGGGTGGAGCGACCCATCAGCACCATCTTGTGAGCACAATGTGAATCACCAGAACAAGTAATTAACATAAAGCAGTCTGGTTCTACCCACTAAAGTAGAGCTAaccagcagttagcgtagcatgcTATCAGTTGTCTGATTATTGTAAAACACTCGCACTCTTGTCTCTCGTCTCAGTGAGACGTCGTTTATCACAAGAAACTCTTCTTCAACCAATAGTGTTCCTCATTAGTAACGGAGAACGCTATTGGCCGGAGCGACTTATCTGTGGAAAAACAGTTCATTTCTTGGGAATTGACTTTTATACCAGTGTAACTTATAATATGAATTTCGCAGAAGTTGAATGACTTATTGAGACAgaaaaggttaggggttaggtttTGGGGGAGGAGCTTAACGACAGTCACATGGTTTTTTATTTCCTACTTTGTGTTGTGGGCGTGTTTGTGTCCTTAAAGCACTTTTCTTTGCAGGTCTACAACGCCATCGAGAACCTGGACGACCACGTGCTCAGGTACGACCTGGATGGTCTGGAGAAGATGCTGAGGAGGGAGGTGTTTGGCCAGCAGGGGGCGGTGGAAGCGCTGGTGACCCACCTCAGGGACTACCTGTCCACCTACGTCCATAACAAACCTCTGGTTCTGTCCCTGCACGGGCCCGTGGGTGTGGGAAAGAGCCACCTGGGACGCCTGCTGGCCGGACACTTCCGCTCCATCGTGGGCGACCACCTGGTGCTTCAGTACTACGTCCTCCACCACTGCCCCCTGGAGGCTGACGCCCCCTCCTGCGCCGGCGACTTGTTGACCCGCGTAGCGGCGCTGATGGAGcaggcagaggaggaggagaagatccCCCTGTTGGTGTTTGACGAGGCCGAGCACCTGCACCTGGATCTCCAGGACGCCCTGGGCCACCTGCTGCTCACCAAACGCTCCACGGAACACCTCAATGCCATCTACCTATTCCTCAGCCATATTGGCCACGCCCACATCACCAAACACATTCTGCACAACTCCTCAAGCGTCTCCATGGCAATGACTGCCTCCGGTCGCCATAGCAACCTGGTGAAGGACCTCACCCCGGTGCTTCGTGCCACTTTGGAGGAGCTCCACCCACTGTTGGGCGGAGCTAAGATTGTGCCTCTGGGACTGCTGGACAAAGGTCATGTGATGGAGTGTTTCCGGGAAGAAATGACCCGGGAAGGGTTCTACCCCGACCAGAACAACATAGAGCGTCTGGCGGGGGAGATCGACTACTACCCCTCAGTGGGGGGGCGGGACTACTCCAAGAGTGGCTGCAAGCAAGTGGTGTCAAAGGTCAACCTTCTGTGAACCCCCGCAGAACCCCCCCAAGATTCTCTATAgcagggctgggcgatttggCCCAAAAGTCatgtcttgattttttttttctcaaaatgttgatataccataaaaatctcaataattttatcATATGAAgcctgaccagaaaaacaattctgggttaaatttgctgatgcaaaatgctacacaggctcatttattaacaaacagctgatcaatatgtgacacttttggctttttatcctctaagggacagcatgtgtgagtgagttctgtagtgtggtttgtttaaATGAATGTCTGGGTTTCAACACTCTCAGTGGCCATCGAACTGAGATttacatgttctgagaagtagagaaagaaaccgctcttaaaacaagtattttaatacaaaataagctatatatatatatatatatatatatatatatgtcatttctacatatatatatgtgtgcaaGTGGTAAGTCACCCGACTTGCAAACAGAAGACCCCGGTTCGAATCCCCGTTGGGGAAATGAGCTGCCAGTGTGGGTCCTTAGGCAAGACCCTTCACGCTACTGCCTACCTCATACAATGATGAGAgacaatgaaatgaatgacatgACGCCTCAGACGTCGCCCAACCAAACAAGGTCTGCGTCAGGTGCTGGGGAACCAGAGCACCTCGATGTAAAATGGGCTACTGGAACAAGGAAGAAGTGGGTGAGATGCGAGAACAGGGCTCTGATGGAATGCTACTACTCCAGTAACAATAGTCAGAGGGGCTACATGCAGAGGATGTGGGAGAAATGGTTACTTTGAAACCCACAGTCCAAACTCACGACGAAACAACTAGTAGCTCAGTGTTCCAACATCCACAAACGGCAACTGCTATCACAACACCAGCCCCCCCAATGGAGATTGGGTACGAAGCCCCAATAAGTGCAATCACGCTGAACAAGGCAGCGACTGACCTGAAAAATAAGATCATGTCAAAAATGTCCAGCAGGCAACCCCGAAGCCAATTACAGAGGCTAAGAGAAGTACTGTCAGAAAGTCTCCTAGAAGATGTGAATGCAGCTCTGAGAGCAATTCCTACATCAACCATCACTGAAACCAATGAGCTGATATACTCCACAGCAGCAGTGATCCTAGAGACGCTTGGCTATCGTAAGAGCAACCATGAGAAGAAATACCCACCGTGGAAAAGAAGGCTGGAGGCAAACATCAAGGCAGCACGGAGAGAAGTGAGTCAATTGACAGAGGCCTTGAAAGGTGCAATGAAAAAGCAAGTACCCAAAAGGTACAGCCAGATGCCCATAcctgaagcattggaaactgccaaacaaaggcTCCATGCCTTGGCCAGCTGCCTAAAGAGTTACACGAGAGACAACAAAGCCAGACGAGTAAATTGTCTGTTTGCAACTCAACCAGCGACAGTGTACGCTCAGTGGCAGGGTAACAATAACAGAGCAGACCCACCAAggctggaaactgaacagtactgGAAAGGCATATGGGAGAAGGAGGCAGCACAGTGATGCACAGCTGGTGGCTCTGAGAGAGGACCACAGCAACCTCCCTGAACAGAATCCAGTTACCATCACAGTGGCAGACGTCCAAGAAAGAGCCTCAGGTATGAAAAACTGGACAGCACCAGGCCCTGACATGATACACGCCTACTGGCTTAAGAAACTCACGGCACTCCATGAACGCTtggcagcacaaatgaaccagCTGCTGAGAGATGGGAATCACCCTGAATGGTTAACCAAAGGGCGCACAATCCTGATCCTGAAGAATCCCTCAAAGGGTACAGTCCCATCCAACTATCGCCCAATAACCTGCCTCTCCACAACATGGAAGCTCATGTCCGGCATCATAGTGGCTAAGATAAGCGggcacatggatcaatacatgagcacagctcagaagggaatCAGTAAAAATaccagaggtgccaaacaccagctcctggCTGACAGAACAGTCGATAGAGACTGAAGAACCTGACATACTAACCTGAGCACTAcctggattgattacaagaaagtctacgactcaatgccacatacttggatcattgaatgcctggagctatacaacataaacaggactctaagagccttcattgcaaactcgatgaggctgtggaaaaccacccttgaagccaatggtaagccacttgcacaagtctccatcaaatgtggcatattTCAAGGAGACGTcctgtccccactgctgttctgcataggtctgaaccccctcagccaaataatcaacaagactggctatggataccgactcaggagctgggccaccatcagtcacctcctctacatggatgacatcaagctgtacaCTAAGAATGAGTGAGACATCGACTCACTGATCTATACCACCCAGATCTACAGcgcagacattgggatgtcattcggactagagaagtgtggtcggatggtgactaagagagggaaggtagtccatacagaaggggtctcacttCCAGAAGGAACAATggcagacattgaggacagttacaagtacctcaGAATCCCGCAAGCAAATGAcaacctcgaagaggtgacaaggaaagcggctacggccaaatacctccaacgagtacggcaggtcctaagaagccagctcaatggcaagaacaagtcccgggcaataaacagctacgccctgccagtaatcagataccctgcaggaataagaagctggccaaaggatgagatacagaccacagatgttaagacacaaaagctcctaaccatggacggagggttccaccccaaatccagcactctgagactgtacgctagccataaggaaggaggccgaggactagtgagtgtgagaaacactatccaggatgaaacatctaagatccataagtacatcaaggacaaggctccaacagatgacgtgctcagtgaatgtctcagacaatggagaacagaagatgaggtgctggaggttccatcatgggaggacaagcccctacatgggatgtaccacccaaacataactgaagtggtggATATCAGGAAATGGTACCAATGTCTAGACAGAGctggactaaaggacagcacagagacactcatcatggctgcacaggagcaggccttgagcaccagagcaatagaggcccagatctaccacaccagacaagaccccaggtgtagactgtgcaaagaggcccctgagacaatccagcacataactgcagggtgtaagatgctggcagggaaagcttacatggagctccataaccaagtgactggtatagtgtacaggaacatctgtgcagagtatgggctggaaaccccaaggtcaaagtgggaaacacctccaaaggtggtagagaatggccgagccaagatcctgtgggacttccagatacagacggacagaatggtaatggagaaccaaccagacattgtggtggttgtcatagcaacaccgagtgactgcaacatcaggaaaaaggaacacgagaaactcgagaaataccaggggctcagagaagagttggagaaggtctggagggtgaaggcatcagtggtgcccgtggtcattggggcactcggggcagtgacccccaaactggaggagtggctccagcagatcccaggaaatacatcagacatctcagtccagaaaagtgcagttctaggaacagcaaagatactgaagaaccctcaagattttggaggaaaaaagagagagaccGCCCACagtgggtgaggaagagtttatatatatatatatatatatatatatatatatatatatatatatatatatatatatataggcgatACTGTTTCtatattacaaaaatagaaaatgtgatATATTGATATATCGTCCAGCTCTACTCTCTCCAAGACTCTCTAGGACCATGTAGGAATCCTTCAATTATGAACCGTATAGCGGCAGCTTCAGTAAACGTtaacacaagtaaacaaaacaacaaactcagGTTGCGCTCATTTCAGAGTCGACCACTTtcaatttttctaaataaaaatgtttttcatgtacatttttgttaaaattattttattgtattttaaaccTGAAGAATCAAAGACCAAACAGCAGTTTGTGAGAACGTAGACATATATAATATAGAACCGAACACAAAGAATGGCCGTTCATCACAGGGAGAACaactttacattacattatattatattatatttcattacattaaattaaatcacattatattatattacattatatttgattatattatattaaattatatcATACAGTGTGAATGCTgtattctttttacagtctatggtttgaACTTCTgaaccatagacattatatacatagACAACGGATCGACTGTAGAGGAACACGTCaacagcgccgccatcttggaccggTGGTGGTGGAGGCAGCGGTGCATAGACATTATGACAGAAAGAGATATTTCTCAATCTCTAAGTAGAATTATTAGTTGAATTTTGAACCGATTTCTAAACTGTTTAAGTTTTAAAAACGTCACAGATGTAGTTATGATACAAGGTGCttggatatatttaaaatgctggttttaacatttaatctcTACACCCACAACCTttaatatttcagttatttggctacaataattaatgatgatgatataatagtaatggttataataataataatatagcaataataataatagcataacaaaataatacaataatcccgtaacagtaataaaaaacaacaatattaataacaaacaatatttattaataataataacatagcaataataataatacaatgataatacctatctatctatctatctatctatctatctatctatctatatctatacatctatatctatatatatatatacatctatctatctgtctatgaGAAGTGAGTGATTTATGATAactttaataatataaacacgtcattcctctatagatgtaatACACTGATTGACACTGATCCAAAATGGCCGCCTTGTTGACGCACCGCTCTAGTGGGCGGGGCAGTCGATGCGACGTCTAAGTATATAATGTCTGAACGGCAGGTCACGTGTTCTATGTGACAGATTCTATCTAACTGTCACTATTTTTAATGACTCATCAgtttccacacaa
It includes:
- the LOC114473456 gene encoding torsin-4A-like, translated to MSEQDSSSSSQTEEDVDEEVERQTEEEENQQQSEASPVTLSSFSSSLRAVIRIKQKYQALKKRRQEMALALGGPGSVVGAPVRTSPKIFTFDGASPTVGLAPPHQRKRRRRRRRVLFPERRRRTPPTQEVSRARNCLYLLLTILFLQVYNAIENLDDHVLRYDLDGLEKMLRREVFGQQGAVEALVTHLRDYLSTYVHNKPLVLSLHGPVGVGKSHLGRLLAGHFRSIVGDHLVLQYYVLHHCPLEADAPSCAGDLLTRVAALMEQAEEEEKIPLLVFDEAEHLHLDLQDALGHLLLTKRSTEHLNAIYLFLSHIGHAHITKHILHNSSSVSMAMTASGRHSNLVKDLTPVLRATLEELHPLLGGAKIVPLGLLDKGHVMECFREEMTREGFYPDQNNIERLAGEIDYYPSVGGRDYSKSGCKQVVSKVNLL